In a genomic window of Littorina saxatilis isolate snail1 linkage group LG6, US_GU_Lsax_2.0, whole genome shotgun sequence:
- the LOC138968822 gene encoding diphthamide biosynthesis protein 3-like, with product MAAYHDEIEIEDMEYDEETETYYYPCPCGDRFEITKEDLESGEEVATCPSCSLIIKVIYDMDDFLQTDEAKTVPAVKKELALA from the exons ATGGCCGCTTATCACGATGAAATAGAAATTGAGGACATGGAATATGACGAAGAAACTGAAACCTACTACTACCCTTGCCCTTGTGGCGATCGATTCGAAATTACGAAG GAAGATTTAGAGAGTGGGGAGGAAGTAGCTACCTGTCCAAGCTGTTCCCTCATCATCAAAGTCATCTATGATATG GATGATTTTCTGCAGACTGATGAAGCTAAAACCGTCCCTGCTGTGAAGAAAGAGCTTGCCCTTGCGTAG
- the LOC138968821 gene encoding uncharacterized protein yields MASPTVDLCSSENSLSEDAAHELTGRASANKERNLSTKSEVSESPTPDSKAKGWQSKKGVSLKTGGAAWSEDGAEAGGQLSTGRKKRARATPAEDAETNGRKSATDNSGRDSTLWPGADGEGPLQGSLLEEVLAEKRMALMRSPEVLRFLQLRQTAVQATNQQQVALETQQVADFNIGELEEDAKS; encoded by the exons ATGGCTTCACCCACAGTAGATCTGTGCTCCTCAGAAAACAGTCTCTCGGAAGATGCAGCTCATGAACTCACGGGAAGGGCATCTGCCAACAAAGAGAGAAACCTGTCCACAAAGAGTGAGGTTTCCGAGTCCCCGACTCCGGACTCTAAAGCCAAAGGATGGCAGAGCAAGAAGGGTGTGTCGCTGAAGACGGGCGGTGCCGCTTGGAGTGAGGACGGTGCCGAGGCCGGTGGGCAGCTGAGCACCGGTCGGAAGAAACGCGCACGTGCAACACCTGCTGAAGATGCCGAGACCAATGGGAGAAAAAGT GCTACAGATAATTCTGGACGTGACAGCACTCTGTGGCCAGGAGCAGATGGGGAGGGGCCGCTACAGGGGAGCCTGCTGGAAGAGGTGCTAGCAGAGAAGAGAATG GCACTGATGCGATCACCGGAGGTGCTGCGGTTCCTTCAGCTGAGGCAGACAGCGGTGCAGGCAACCAATCAGCAACAAGTGGCGCTGGAAACACAGCAAGTGGCAGACTTCAACATTGGTGAATTGGAGGAAGATGCCAAAAGCTGA